From a region of the Defluviitalea raffinosedens genome:
- a CDS encoding phosphodiester glycosidase family protein: MKRRYNKIFYICLIFCFVLTNVVPQVAEAALSNVLHKQVDEQEIRKGVTYIKDRRLTEDGWLDTHILKVDITNPYIRLDVIESRNEYNLKETTTDLVKSNGAVAGINGDFFDMSKNPTASLGMVIRDGKLISASNYVNLKENQWTTFFMDEGGMPFIDYCKVAMYFYNEDRVSFEIAGINKVTTFKKGVYLDRNAYTTTAQVDKINNTLYKIVVENDVITYISQKGETVEIPKDGYVIAIEESVAVPKINQFQIGQRVTFDLQTSIDLSKIKMALGGAGKIVDKGSVPANPGHLVSPNARNPRTALGISKDGTTVYLIAVDGRNQSLGATHGEMTSLLLGYGIYDAIHLDGGGSTTMAAKPAGKAEVTLLNKPSDGTQRKVVNGLGVFLDVPTGSLSGIRIVPKYTRVFKNTGVEMSVIGYDENLNPVNISINEIKWSTENISGKWSGNVFYPESVGTGIITAQIGDVKGRTTLTCMGTPQELKVTPEAIQLKPGESVNLKVEGLDGEGYRASIDWNKLTWKVDGVLGTVKDGKFIAGNSSGQGVLEGALGEIKVYVPVVIGEQVTAVESFESQANVEWTSYPSYVTGQVTIDSTVSYEGKKSVKMTYSFKAKPNETQAAYLQFKKPLNLKANSKAIGMWVYGDSSKDWLRGRIIDGNGSSHTINFASQIDWKGWKYVKAEIPKTAVSPISLDRIYAVTLNNTAERNNTLYIDHISTIASPEVNRNNLPSSTKIKDKYEKSLSKDSGQNTVDITVFGTTSNKNTLLDEVVQREVLAQMNNASFSIYAGSTDIKVSDIKVPHMIWNSQYAVKDLNNTRIIQLSASKGGIRATNPEQWKYLQKDLQTEQPHIIIVMDKNPLSSGSFKDSMEAELFHNVLKKVREEQGKNIFVVSAEGYTTSVQVKEGVRYINLNGLWYSGQDVNLYNDFSILRFRIKDSEIYYDIQPVYPAVIVN; the protein is encoded by the coding sequence ATGAAACGAAGATACAATAAAATATTTTACATATGTCTTATTTTTTGCTTTGTTTTAACAAATGTGGTTCCGCAAGTCGCAGAAGCTGCGCTGAGCAATGTATTACATAAACAGGTGGATGAACAGGAAATCAGAAAAGGAGTTACTTACATAAAAGACAGACGTTTAACAGAGGACGGCTGGCTGGATACCCATATTTTAAAAGTGGATATAACCAATCCTTATATACGTTTGGATGTTATTGAGTCCAGGAATGAGTATAATCTGAAAGAAACAACTACCGATTTGGTTAAATCCAATGGAGCCGTAGCCGGTATTAATGGGGACTTTTTTGATATGTCCAAAAACCCAACAGCTTCTTTAGGAATGGTTATCAGGGATGGAAAACTGATCTCTGCCAGCAATTATGTCAATTTAAAAGAAAATCAATGGACCACCTTTTTCATGGATGAAGGCGGTATGCCATTTATTGATTACTGCAAAGTTGCTATGTATTTTTATAACGAAGACAGGGTATCTTTTGAAATTGCAGGAATCAATAAGGTAACAACATTTAAGAAAGGCGTATACTTAGACAGAAATGCATATACCACAACTGCTCAGGTGGACAAAATCAATAATACTTTGTACAAAATTGTTGTGGAAAATGACGTGATTACATATATCTCTCAAAAAGGTGAGACTGTTGAGATTCCTAAAGACGGATATGTTATTGCCATAGAAGAATCGGTGGCCGTTCCAAAGATCAATCAATTTCAAATAGGGCAGAGAGTAACCTTTGATTTACAGACATCTATTGACTTAAGCAAGATCAAAATGGCGCTAGGCGGCGCAGGAAAAATAGTGGACAAGGGAAGCGTTCCTGCAAATCCAGGTCATCTAGTGTCTCCTAATGCAAGAAATCCAAGAACGGCATTAGGTATTTCTAAAGACGGCACAACAGTATATCTGATTGCTGTAGACGGCAGGAATCAAAGTTTAGGGGCAACCCATGGTGAAATGACTTCTCTGCTGTTGGGATATGGTATATATGATGCCATCCATTTAGATGGTGGCGGTTCTACTACCATGGCAGCAAAGCCAGCGGGAAAAGCAGAAGTAACACTTCTAAACAAGCCTTCTGACGGAACCCAGAGGAAAGTAGTCAACGGGCTTGGAGTTTTTTTAGATGTACCAACAGGAAGTTTATCTGGAATTCGTATTGTACCTAAATATACCAGAGTATTTAAAAATACGGGCGTTGAAATGAGTGTAATAGGATACGATGAAAATTTAAACCCTGTTAATATTTCCATAAATGAAATCAAGTGGAGTACAGAAAACATATCCGGGAAATGGTCAGGGAATGTATTTTATCCTGAATCTGTTGGAACCGGTATTATTACTGCACAAATTGGAGATGTCAAAGGAAGGACCACATTAACCTGTATGGGAACTCCACAGGAATTAAAAGTTACTCCTGAAGCCATTCAGTTAAAACCCGGTGAAAGCGTGAATCTGAAAGTCGAAGGCTTAGACGGAGAAGGATATCGGGCTTCCATTGACTGGAATAAGTTAACATGGAAAGTCGATGGTGTCTTAGGAACAGTAAAGGATGGTAAATTTATTGCAGGAAACAGCTCTGGACAAGGTGTACTGGAAGGGGCACTGGGAGAGATAAAAGTATATGTTCCTGTGGTAATCGGCGAACAAGTGACTGCTGTGGAATCCTTCGAATCCCAGGCAAATGTAGAGTGGACAAGTTATCCAAGCTATGTAACCGGCCAGGTTACCATTGACAGCACTGTAAGTTACGAAGGGAAAAAATCAGTAAAGATGACTTATTCTTTTAAAGCAAAGCCTAATGAAACTCAGGCGGCTTATTTACAATTTAAGAAGCCTTTAAACCTGAAAGCAAATTCTAAAGCCATTGGTATGTGGGTTTATGGAGATTCATCAAAAGATTGGTTAAGGGGAAGAATTATTGATGGCAATGGAAGCAGCCATACCATTAATTTTGCGAGTCAAATTGACTGGAAGGGTTGGAAATATGTAAAGGCAGAAATACCAAAAACTGCAGTATCTCCAATTTCTTTAGACAGAATTTATGCAGTTACTCTGAACAATACCGCAGAGCGAAATAACACTCTTTACATCGACCACATATCCACCATAGCTTCTCCGGAAGTAAATAGAAATAATTTGCCTTCAAGCACTAAGATTAAGGACAAATATGAGAAGTCCTTATCAAAAGATTCCGGACAAAATACTGTTGACATCACTGTTTTTGGCACAACATCCAATAAAAACACATTGCTGGATGAAGTGGTTCAAAGGGAAGTCCTTGCTCAAATGAACAATGCTTCTTTTAGTATTTATGCAGGCAGTACAGATATCAAAGTATCCGACATTAAAGTGCCTCATATGATCTGGAACAGCCAATATGCTGTAAAAGACTTAAACAACACAAGAATTATTCAACTGAGTGCATCAAAGGGCGGAATCAGAGCTACCAATCCTGAACAGTGGAAGTACCTGCAAAAAGATCTGCAGACGGAACAACCCCATATTATCATTGTTATGGATAAGAATCCTTTAAGTTCAGGAAGTTTTAAAGATTCTATGGAAGCAGAATTATTCCATAATGTACTCAAAAAAGTGCGGGAAGAACAGGGCAAGAATATATTTGTAGTCAGTGCGGAAGGTTATACTACAAGTGTTCAGGTTAAAGAAGGCGTAAGATATATCAATCTGAACGGATTATGGTATTCTGGCCAGGATGTGAATCTCTACAATGATTTTTCAATATTAAGGTTTAGAATAAAAGATTCGGAGATTTATTACGATATTCAGCCAGTATATCCAGCTGTTATTGTAAATTAG